GAATACTTGAGCTCAGTTCATCTGTTTTTGCACCAAAACCACCATCCTTATCCTTTTCACCAGTATACCACTGATAATTCTGCTGCCCGATTTTATAAGGAGCCTGCGGTGTAACCACAATATAATTTTCTGGGAAATATTGGGCTATGGGCTGCAAATCATCTTCATTGGCACCGTAGCCATGCAGTAAAATAACCAAGACAGGTTTCTCACCGCCTTGGGCTTCACGGACTTTGTAAAGTAAAGTTTCAGACTGAGAATTTCGTGCATGCTCTGTAGTTGGGTTCAAATTTTTATCAGTTTCCTTTGCTTCACAGGAAGTTAAAAAGGATAAACAAAATCCAATGTTGACAATTTTTCTGATCATCTTATACTTTTTTCAATAAAGAGACTTCCATAGGGCTATCAAGTAAATCATCAGATTTTCCTTTCCAGTTGATGAAATGATCTGTGGCAAGATGAGCATCTAAATGCGCATTGCTTTCCCAGATTTCCGTGAAAAAGAATAATGCCGGATTGGAATGATCCTGCAAAAGATCATACTGGATGCACCCATTTTCCTTACGGGTTGGTTCAATTAAAGCTTCCAAAGCATTTTTTGTTTCTTCAATTTTATCTTTTTTAGCAATACTTTTCGCGATTACGTGTAGCATTTTTTTATTTTTTTAGATAATTAATAATTCCGATCACGTCGTCTTTTCCAAATCCCTCGTTATGAGCGGACTGATACGTTTCAATTAAAGTTTGAGACAAAGGATAATCTGCACCTGCATCTTTAGCCAGTAAGATATCTTTCAGCATCAGATCTAGGGCAAAAGCGGGTTCGTAATTATTTTCCACTAACAAAGGGGTTTTTACCTTCGTGGCACCGCTTCCGCTGGCACTTTCATTGATGATTTCAAGCATATCCTGACGCTCAATGCCTAGTTTGTCTGAAAACAGAATGGTTTCCGCCAAACCCTGATAAAGAGTTGAAATGAAATAATTAACCGATAGTTTGGCGGCAATTCCTTTTCCGTTTTCACCTAAATGTTTAATGTTTTTTCCCAGTTTCTGAAGGAACGGTTCGGCGCGCTGAACATCTTTTTCTTCGCCACCAACCATAATAATTAACGTTCCATCTGCTGCAGGCTTTGTGCTTCCAGCAACTGGTGCATCAATGAATGAACCTTCTTTTATTTTTATTGCCGACGAAATTTCGTTACTTTTTTCGGGGGAAATCGTACTCATGTCGATGAATAGTTTTCCGGTGATATCCAAGGCTAGAACCTCTTCATACACTGCTTTTACGGCTGCATCGTTTGTAAGCATCGTGAAAATGATATCATTGTTTTTTACCAGCTCCGAAACATTCTCAAAGACTGTTGACTTTTCTTTAAATTCTTCAGCTTTTTCAATTGTTCTATTGTAAACGGATAATGAAAATCCGGCTTTTTCTAAATTTTTTGCCATCGGATGTCCCATATTTCCGAGACCGATGAATCCTATTTTTTCTGTACTCATTGTTTTTATTTTGTTCATTAAAATTCGTGAAAGAATATTTAAATATCAAATTAATGACCAATATTTTTATGTTTGACTGATTTGCAGCCCGGCTTGAACGGAGCTCTTTTTGTGTAGCGAAGCGGAACAAAAAAGCGGGAGTGGAAGACGGATAAAGCTGCCCTAAAGTATATTAACTACAAAAGAGACGAAAAAAACGTTAGAAATTTTTGTCTCTTTTGCGGTTAGAAAATTATTTCAGATGACTGTAAAAATCCGGTGTCGGATTCAGACTTTTATTCTGCCACTGATGCCAATACGGATAAATAGGAGGGACTTCACTGGCTTTATCCAGTTTTTCAACCTGCTCTCGCGTAAGATTCCAGCCTACTGATTCCAGATTTTGCTTTAACTGCTCCTCATTTCTCGCTCCGATAATGATACTGGAAACGGTAGGACGCTGCAACAGCCAGTTCAAAGCCACCTGAGCAACATTTTTACCGACTTCGGCTGCCACTTCTTCCAATGCATCGATGGTGTTGTAGAAAATCTCTTCCTGAACCACGGCTTCAGGAACAGGGCTGCCGCCTTGCGCGATTCTGCCTTCCTGAGGAATTGGTTTATTCCTGCCGTATTTACCGCTCAAACGCCCTGAAGAAAGGGGAGACCACACGATAGCTCCAACGTTTTGATCTAATCCTAAAGGCATCAGTTCCCATTCATACTCGCGGTTGGCTAAGGAATAATAAACTTGATGCGCAATGTATTTGCTCCAGCCATATTTTTCTGAAATCCCGATCGATTTCATTAAATTCCAGCCTGAAAAATTGGATGCGGCAATATAGCGTACTTTCCCGCTGGTAACGAGTTCGTCCAAAACTTTCAAGGTTTCATCAACAGGCGTGTTGCCATCGAAGCCGTGCATATGATAAATATCGATATAATCGGTACCCAGACGTTTTAAACTTCCTTCTACCTGCTTTAAGATATGAAGCCGGGAAGAACCCTGATTGTTGGCGCCGTCACCAAAAGTAAACGTTGATTTAGTCGATAAAAGCAGCTGATCGCGGGAAATTCCTTCAATAGCCTTTCCTAAGACTTCCTCCGATTTGCCATCTGAATAAATATCGGCAGTATCAAACAGATTGACGCCTGCTTCCAGGCAGATATTCACGAGCTTCTTAGCTTCTTCCACCTGAGTATTTCCCCAAGCTTTAAAGAAATCGCCTTCCCCGCCGAATGTGGCAGTTCCAAAGCTTAATACAGGAACTTTTAATCCTGATTTTCCTAAAAATCTATATTCCATTTCTTATTTTTTTTAATTGAATTGTTTTCAGTATGAACTCTTGTTTAGTTGAGTTTACTGACTTTTAAGCTTTTTCATGAATTCCATAATGGCCGGACGAAGCTCCTCAAACAAAGGATGCTGCTTATTCTTCAGCATCACTTCGGTGAACAGTTTTAAACCTAAAGCAAATTCCTGTGCTGTTTGCTCGTCTTCAAATATCTTTTTCGAGTTGATGAGCTCGAAGATCTGGAAGAGATTATCATGATTGTCGAAATCAAATTCTACTATTTTATCACCTTCAGACCCATCTTTTAGGGTTAACTCTTTAAGTGTAAGCTGGTAAGTATTGTTTCTTTTTTCCATTATTTTCAAATGAGATTATTTAAACTGATTGACCAACTCATTAATTGCCGTTAATTCCTCTTTGCTTAAATCGATATCAATGGCTTTCGCATTCTGAACGGCCTGTTCTGCATTTCTTGCTCCTGCTAAAGCGATGGTAATTCCTGCTCTTTCGATCGTCCAACGAATAACCAATTGTCCTAAACTCGCGTTATGTTCTTCAGCAATAGGTTTAATTTTATCTAAAAGCTGATTGGTTTTTTCAATGAATTCCGGTTGGAAATGCTTGTGTCCGGCTCTGTGATCACCTTCCTGAAATTGGTAGCCGCTATGAATTTTACCTGTAAGCAAACCTCTTTCCAACGGACTGTAGGCTAAAATAGATTTTCCGTTTTCAATACAATAAGGTACGGTTTCCTCTTCAATTCCGCGATTGACCATACTGAACGGAATCTGATTGGATACCAAATTCAGCGTTTTTTCAGCTTCGGCCATTTGCTGGGCATTATAATTACAAACCCCTGCATGACGGACTTTCCCCTGCTCAATTAATCTTGAAACCGCTTCAAAAGTTTCATCAATAGGCGTTGTGGAATCCGGCCAGTGAATCTGGTATAAATCGATATAATCTGTTCCCAGTCTCTTCAGACTCTGTTCGCATTCGTAGATAATGCTGTCTTTTCCTGCAAATTTATAGACATCGATCGCATTTCCGCTGTTGTCTTTGCTGTGCATGGCAAAATCTCCTTTTGCCAGATCCCAACGCATTCCAAACTTTGTTAAGATCTGAACTTTATCACGGGAAATCCCTTTAATGCCTTCTCCAACGATCTCTTCACTGGTTCCCTGTCCATAAATAGGAGCGGTATCGATAGAAGTTACGCCGACATCATAAGATGCTTTGATGGCCTCGATGGCCTCATTTCGGTCTGTGCTTCCCCACATCCATCCTCCGGCAGCCCAGGCTCCAAAAGTGATCGCAGAAACTTTTAATTCGCTATTTCCTAATTTTCTGTATTCCATTTTTATAATTTAAATATCTGTTTTATTCGCTTTTTATTTTCACCACTAAATAGGGTGGCTTTCTAAGATCTTTTCCGTTGTTAAACCCCGGGAGACGATTCCATTGACCTAATGTGACATAAACGTACCCGTTTCTGTAGGCCAACCCGTCCGGCCACACATAATTTTCCTGATCATGAGAGAGTAATTCATATTTTCCGTCTGCTTTTCTTTTGACAATCGACTGTTGCTCAAATGCTCCGAAATAAATACTCCCGTTTTCATCTTCAGCCAATCCATCGCAGGCAGGCCTTTCGCCTTCGAACTTTACCGCCTTTTCAATCTCCTGTTCAGAAGTATTAAAGTTACTGATAACTTCGGTAGAAATGCTGTATAATTTTCTTCCTGTAATGGCAGTCCAGTATAATTTTTTCTGATCCGGACTTAACGCAATTCCATCTGCGCCACCACTGGGAAAAGTTTGTTTTTTAAAATCATAAACGAGGGGTTTTCCTTCAAGAAATCCCATAAATCCGGGCTCGGGAGAAGTTGTAGGATGATTTAACAAGATTTCTCTCGATTTTCCGGTAGCTACATCCAATATCACCAGAGAATAGCGCTCTCCAAATCCGGAATTGGCAATATATACTGTTCCCTTCTCACCATGAGAAAGATCCACACGAAGATCGTTATAATGAGAGTCATCCGATAAAACAGGCTTCGGAATAATGACCGAATGCAGAATTTTTTTAGTCTTGATGTCAATGGCGACAACTTTAGCAGCCCCCAAAGGAATTTCTTTAATTCCCGATCTTTTACCATCGTCCAAAACCCATAGAATATCATTTTTATCCATATAGATTCCATGTGGAGAAACCAGCCAATCCTGATAAGGTTTTG
The sequence above is a segment of the Chryseobacterium sp. MYb264 genome. Coding sequences within it:
- a CDS encoding putative quinol monooxygenase encodes the protein MLHVIAKSIAKKDKIEETKNALEALIEPTRKENGCIQYDLLQDHSNPALFFFTEIWESNAHLDAHLATDHFINWKGKSDDLLDSPMEVSLLKKV
- a CDS encoding NAD(P)-dependent oxidoreductase: MNKIKTMSTEKIGFIGLGNMGHPMAKNLEKAGFSLSVYNRTIEKAEEFKEKSTVFENVSELVKNNDIIFTMLTNDAAVKAVYEEVLALDITGKLFIDMSTISPEKSNEISSAIKIKEGSFIDAPVAGSTKPAADGTLIIMVGGEEKDVQRAEPFLQKLGKNIKHLGENGKGIAAKLSVNYFISTLYQGLAETILFSDKLGIERQDMLEIINESASGSGATKVKTPLLVENNYEPAFALDLMLKDILLAKDAGADYPLSQTLIETYQSAHNEGFGKDDVIGIINYLKK
- a CDS encoding aldo/keto reductase yields the protein MEYRFLGKSGLKVPVLSFGTATFGGEGDFFKAWGNTQVEEAKKLVNICLEAGVNLFDTADIYSDGKSEEVLGKAIEGISRDQLLLSTKSTFTFGDGANNQGSSRLHILKQVEGSLKRLGTDYIDIYHMHGFDGNTPVDETLKVLDELVTSGKVRYIAASNFSGWNLMKSIGISEKYGWSKYIAHQVYYSLANREYEWELMPLGLDQNVGAIVWSPLSSGRLSGKYGRNKPIPQEGRIAQGGSPVPEAVVQEEIFYNTIDALEEVAAEVGKNVAQVALNWLLQRPTVSSIIIGARNEEQLKQNLESVGWNLTREQVEKLDKASEVPPIYPYWHQWQNKSLNPTPDFYSHLK
- a CDS encoding DUF3861 domain-containing protein codes for the protein MEKRNNTYQLTLKELTLKDGSEGDKIVEFDFDNHDNLFQIFELINSKKIFEDEQTAQEFALGLKLFTEVMLKNKQHPLFEELRPAIMEFMKKLKSQ
- a CDS encoding aldo/keto reductase — protein: MEYRKLGNSELKVSAITFGAWAAGGWMWGSTDRNEAIEAIKASYDVGVTSIDTAPIYGQGTSEEIVGEGIKGISRDKVQILTKFGMRWDLAKGDFAMHSKDNSGNAIDVYKFAGKDSIIYECEQSLKRLGTDYIDLYQIHWPDSTTPIDETFEAVSRLIEQGKVRHAGVCNYNAQQMAEAEKTLNLVSNQIPFSMVNRGIEEETVPYCIENGKSILAYSPLERGLLTGKIHSGYQFQEGDHRAGHKHFQPEFIEKTNQLLDKIKPIAEEHNASLGQLVIRWTIERAGITIALAGARNAEQAVQNAKAIDIDLSKEELTAINELVNQFK
- a CDS encoding L-dopachrome tautomerase-related protein gives rise to the protein MKKILVSLVFVASFMSVYAQSKAEVISKIYPPNPDPSGIAVSSKNRVFLGFPRHADNHKEFALAELVDNKLIPFPNKDFVYPSTKPYQDWLVSPHGIYMDKNDILWVLDDGKRSGIKEIPLGAAKVVAIDIKTKKILHSVIIPKPVLSDDSHYNDLRVDLSHGEKGTVYIANSGFGERYSLVILDVATGKSREILLNHPTTSPEPGFMGFLEGKPLVYDFKKQTFPSGGADGIALSPDQKKLYWTAITGRKLYSISTEVISNFNTSEQEIEKAVKFEGERPACDGLAEDENGSIYFGAFEQQSIVKRKADGKYELLSHDQENYVWPDGLAYRNGYVYVTLGQWNRLPGFNNGKDLRKPPYLVVKIKSE